A window of Ranitomeya variabilis isolate aRanVar5 chromosome 2, aRanVar5.hap1, whole genome shotgun sequence contains these coding sequences:
- the ZC3H12B gene encoding putative ribonuclease ZC3H12B — translation MTAWSMVRKLEMEKKRPSKEERAAANEMDYSQDLGDCSESDEWTSSESEAEQGGRSGIGSYVNTLFQGIDIASKPHRQLCRSPCLDRPSFSQSSIQVLPEHRAKLVDTKSHLDKEYQAKMDFALKLGYNGDQIQAVLNKLGADALINDILAELVRLGNKGESEAQGTGDIVTASLVPRGPCTKEIASPELSLEDEVVDNMDNLRPIVIDGSNVAMSHGNKEVFSCRGIQLAVEWFLEKGHKDITVFVPAWRKEQSRPDAPITDQEILRKLEKEKILVFTPSRRVQGRRVVCYDDRFIVKLAFDSEGIIVSNDNYRDLQNEKPEWKKFIEERLLMYSFVNDKFMPPDDPLGRHGPSLENFLRKKPVVPEHKKQPCPYGKKCTYGHKCKYYHPERANQPLRSVADELRISAKLSAVKTMSEGALVKCGTGPSISKADGSIEAKRIAPKRQSDPSIRSAAVEPEQRLSAARKSEANSVPSLVSALSVPTLPPPKSHAVSALNTRSASSPVPGSSQFSHQKSSLEHMASVHYPPILVTNSHGNSVSYTEDYPKYESLGDHGYYSMLSDFSNLSISTMHSSDYYTSEQDRAGFSRNSSPCPDSCMSHTSSNSYSSYSDLYLGIAEQGHEDTIKPQRPPQGRLQPFVHGYHEALTRVQSYGQEEPMQTPRKPSSSHLALHIQHPLVGARSSCPGDYPVPESMHPAANAQPGRALVMTRMDSISDSRLYESNPMRQRRPPLCREQHASWDPLPCPTDSYSYHSYPLSNSLMQPCYEPVMVRSMPEKMEQLWRSPHWPIMSSEPREQHIIPEHQYQTYKNLCNIFPQGVVLSVMEKNPHMTDAQQLAAVIVSKLRSGHQHC, via the exons ATGACTGCCTGGTCCATGGTCAGAAAACTGGAAATGGAAAAGAAGAGGCCGTCCAAAGAAGAAAGGGCGGCTGCAAATGAAATGGACTACTCACAAGACCTTGGAGACTGCAGTGAATCTGATGAATGGACCAGCTCAGAGAGTGAAGCCGAACAGGGAGGCCGCAGTGGAATTGGGAGTTATGTCAATACGCTTTTCCAAGGTATAGACATTGCAAGTAAGCCACACAGACAACTTTGTAGATCACCGTGCTTGGACCGTCCCAGCTTTTCACAAAGCAGCATTCAAGTTCTGCCGGAGCACCGAGCCAAGCTGGTGGACACTAAAAGTCACCTGGACAAGGAGTATCAAGCTAAGATGGACTTCGCCCTAAAGTTGGGATACAATGGAGATCAAATCCAAGCTGTCCTCAATAAGCTGGGTGCAGACGCCCTTATCAATGATATCCTGGCGGAGCTGGTGAGATTGGGAAATAAGGGAGAGTCAGAAGCACAGGGCACTGGGGACATTGTCACTGCCAGCCTAGTACCAAGAGGCCCTTGCACCAAAGAGATTGCAAGTCCAGAGCTATCTCTAGAAGATGAAGTTGTGGACAACATGGACAACCTCAGACCCATTGTCATCGATGGAAGTAACGTGGCGATGAG CCATGGCAATAAAGAAGTTTTTTCTTGTCGAGGAATACAACTGGCTGTAGAGTGGTTTCTTGAGAAAGGGCATAAGGATATTACGGTGTTTGTGCCGGCATGGAGAAAAGAACAGTCCCGCCCTGATGCCCCAATCACTG ATCAAGAGATTCTTCGCAAACTGGAAAAGGAGAAGATTTTGGTCTTCACGCCATCACGCAGGGTGCAGGGCCGCAGAGTAGTTTGCTATGATGACCGCTTTATAGTTAAGCTGGCCTTTGATTCTGAGGGCATCATTGTGTCCAATGACAACTACAGAGACCTCCAGAATGAGAAACCTGAATGGAAAAAGTTTATTGAAGAAAGGCTTCTTATGTATTCATTTGTCAATGACAA GTTTATGCCTCCTGACGATCCTCTAGGAAGACATGGCCCCAGCTTGGAAAATTTCCTGCGTAAAAAACCTGTTGTACCGGAGCATAAGAAGCAACCTTGTCCGTATG gtaaaAAATGCACCTATGGGCACAAGTGCAAGTACTACCACCCTGAGCGAGCGAACCAGCCCTTGAGGTCAGTGGCCGACGAGCTCCGTATAAGTGCTAAGCTGTCAGCTGTGAAGACAATGAGTGAAGGAGCCCTGGTTAAATGTGGAACTGGCCCATCTATTTCCAAGGCAGACGGGTCCATTGAAGCTAAACGTATAGCTCCTAAAAGACAGTCTGATCCGAGTATTCGTTCTGCAGCGGTTGAACCAGAGCAGAGACTTTCAGCGGCCCGTAAGTCAGAGGCTAACTCTGTGCCATCGCTTGTGTCTGCCTTGAGCGTTCCCACTCTGCCGCCTCCCAAGAGCCATGCAGTAAGTGCTTTGAACACTCGCTCAGCAAGTAGTCCTGTTCCAGGGTCATCTCAGTTTTCTCACCAGAAATCCTCTCTAGAACATATGGCAAGCGTGCACTACCCACCGATTTTGGTGACGAACAGCCATGGCAATTCTGTGAGTTACACTGAGGATTATCCAAAATACGAGTCACTTGGAGACCACGGTTATTACTCAATGCTTAGTGACTTTTCCAACCTAAGTATAAGTACTATGCACAGTTCGGACTACTACACCTCTGAACAAGACCGAGCAGGTTTCTCCAGGAACTCCAGCCCATGTCCTGACAGCTGCATGAGCCACACTAGTAGCAATTCCTACTCTTCTTACAGTGACCTCTATTTGGGCATTGCAGAGCAAGGCCATGAGGATACTATAAAACCTCAAAGACCTCCACAGGGTAGGCTACAGCCATTTGTACATGGTTATCATGAAGCGCTAACTCGGGTGCAGAGCTATGGGCAGGAAGAACCCATGCAAACACCTCGTAAACCGTCATCTTCACATTTGGCTCTTCACATACAACATCCTTTGGTAGGAGCAAGGTCCAGCTGTCCAGGAGATTACCCAGTACCGGAGAGTATGCACCCTGCTGCCAATGCTCAGCCTGGTAGAGCTTTAGTGATGACCAGAATGGATAGCATCTCTGATTCTCGTCTTTATGAGAGTAACCCCATGCGACAAAGGAGGCCACCATTGTGCCGTGAACAGCATGCCAGTTGGGATCCTTTACCATGCCCCACGGACTCGTATAGCTACCACTCCTACCCACTGAGCAATAGTCTGATGCAACCCTGCTATGAGCCCGTGATGGTAAGGAGTATGCCAGAAAAGATGGAGCAGCTCTGGAGGTCGCCACATTGGCCCATTATGAGCAGTGAACCCAGGGAGCAGCACATCATTCCTGAGCATCAATATCAAACGTACAAGAACTTGTGCAACATCTTTCCTCAAGGGGTGGTGCTGTCAGTCATGGAGAAGAACCCGCACATGACCGATGCACAGCAGCTCGCCGCTGTCATTGTATCCAAGTTGAGATCAGGTCATCAACACTGTTAA